Within the Camelus dromedarius isolate mCamDro1 chromosome 9, mCamDro1.pat, whole genome shotgun sequence genome, the region ACTCACCTGCCCAGGCttccaacagcagcagcaggagtgtCCAGATCCAGACTGCAGCAGGTGGGGGGCGTCCCATGGTGGGatctgggagagggagagggcagaactgagaggaggagagaggagaaagtcCTGGTGACCTTGGGATCTGGGAAGAAGCAGAGCAGCTGGAGCTGTTCTTCTGGAtcctgcaggaggaaggggctggggatcCGGATTCTTGGGTCTCAGGAAGAAGGGGATGGGGCACCAGATTCCTGAATCTGAGGAGCTGGGGAGCTCGGGTCTGAATTTCTACATTCCAAGGAAGGAGGGAGTTAGGGTCCCGGACTCTTGGGTCTGAAGGAAGAGATTGCTGGGAGGTGGGACTCCTAAATCTTGGGGGCTGAGGTGCTGATTCCTGGGTCTCAAAGGAGGCAGGGATCTGAGGTTGAGGGCCTAGACCCTGGGAGAGGGGTTCAGGGGCCTGATGCCTGAGAACTTTGGCATCTCACCTTACAGAATCCAGGAGGCGGGGTCACCTATTGATTCCGACCCAGAGGAAGAGGGCCCGGGACTTCAGCTCTGCCTGCCTGGTACAAGATTCTGGAGCTTTTTAATTGGGAATGCCCGCCTCCCGCTCAGCCTCCTCCCACTCTGGGAACTGGAACCCTGGGTATTAGCGAGGAGGAGCCGAGGAGCTGAAGGGGAAATCTTGAGGCAAGAGGGTTCGGAATCTTCAACTCTTGAGATCTGGGAGTGAAGGAACTTGGTGCTGCGACTCCTGGGTCTGAAATAGACAGGACTGGGGGCCCAGACATTCTGGTCCTAgggaagagggggcaggggggcccgggctcctgggtctgagggaggaggggtaaGGAGACCTGGATTTGGGGTCTGAGGGAGAAGGGGCTGGCACTGAATTCTTAATTCTTAATCCTTCTTTTTGGAAGGAGGAATTTGGAGCCTGGGGTTTTGTGGCAGGAGAGGGCTGCTGCCAGTAACCCGGAATGGAGGACAGGGCGAGTCCTTTTGTTCCCGACTTCAGAGGGCGGGTCGGCCCCGCCCGCTGCCCCCTGAGAGGTCCAGGATCTGGGAAGGCAGGTTTAGGAGGCACCGTGACCTGATTTCCCCTTCCCTCCGGGGGGACGGGACCAACCCAAGCAGAACCCAGGAGCCTTGCAGCAATCGGGCTGATGGAGACAGACTTTAGGCAGGATCGACTCGGGGCTTTAAAGGGAATTGCAAAGCAGTGGCGgttccctctctgccctccaccGCCCACCCGTTGTCCTTCCTTTATCCCACAAAGCAGGCAGAAGGAAGGCGCGGTTCTGCACGTTTAATGTAAAAGCATCCCTTGGATCCGAAGGGATCGACACCCTCTCCCAACTTCTTCAGGTCGTGTCCCcgccaggattcaaaccctggaCACGCCTAGGGCGGGGCCACGAGGGGCGGAGCCCGACACGGTGCCTGAGTTCCACGTGGGGAAAGCTACCATGCCCGTCACGTCACAGGGGCGGGATCTCTGACGAGGGAGGCGGGGCCGCAAGGGGTGGAGCTCAGAGGGGAACTATCACTGGGCAAAGCTCGGAGAGGAGGAGCTATTTAGTGGATGTCTTTACTCCGGTGGAGCCACAGGTGATGCTGTTCCATGGGGTCAGTGCCCGTTCTTGGTGACGTCATAGGGATGGAGCTGAGAGGGGTAGAGgtgtctcctctttccttccaagGGGGCGTGGCTATGTATTTCGCTGGAGCCTGGGTCTAAATACCCGAAGGTGGGAACTTGAATATCCAGAAGGCGTCTCCAGAGCAGCTGAGGCCAACGGCGGAGACCACTGAGACTGGAGTCTTGCAATTCTCCTACCCTGCGCCCACGCCCCTGTCCTGCTCGTCCAAGGCACAAGGGCTCAGATGTCCTTCATGGTCTTTTGGATCCAGTCCTGGTAGTAGCATACAGCTGTATAGACGGCGGGGCGCCCGGGTTCggagcagggctctgagcccccaGACACCACACCAGCCAGGGTCCCGTTGCAAACCAGCGGGCCCCCAGAGTCACCCTGTGCTCAGACGAACAGAGAACCTGTTAGGCAGGTCTACTCGTACGTAACATTACACAGGCCACTTTCTCCCTCCCAGGAAgcccccagtttcctcctcctccaggacccAGGCGTGCTGGTCTCCAGtctctcctccctcagacccaggagtAAAAGCTGATAGCCCTCACCTCCCCCTGGTACCTAGCATTCTGGGCTCCtaactccctcctcccccaggacatAGAGTCCAACCCCCAGTCCCCTCCTGCTTTAGATCCAGGAATCTAGGCCCTGGCCCCATTCTCTCCCAGGGCCCAGGTATCCCAGCTCCTTCCTTGGTCTGATTCAAGAAGTCTGGGGCCTCAGCTCCCTTCTCCTCCAGGCCCCCGAAATCCCTGCAGGACACCCCTCCCGCTCTTTCGCAGAGTAGGCCTCACCTGGCAGGAGCCCCGGCCGCCCTCCCACAGGCCAGCACAGACCATGCTGTCTGAGATGTGGCCTGGATACGCCCAGTGGCAGAGTCTGGGCTCCAGGACGCTGATGTTGGCACACTGCAGTGCAAGTGGGAACCGCACTGTTGGGGAAAGAGGTCCGTAAAAGGTCAGCAGCTGTCCCCACCACACTCAGCGCCCCTCCGCACCCACCTCCCTGTTTCCTAAGAAGGACCCACCAAGCCATCGTATTTGACTCTCAAAGAtcggggggtgggtatagctcagtggtagagcacatgcttagcatgcatgaggagtcctgggttcaattaccagggcctccattaaaacaaaaaacaaacaaacaaaaaacagtaactgaaaacttccccaacttgggaaaggaaacagtcacccaagtccaggagatgcagagagtaccacacagaatcaacccaaagaggagcacATCAAGGcatatagtcatcaaattgagaaaaattaaggataaggagaaaatattaaaatgagcgagagaaaagcaacaaataacatacaagggaactcccataaggttatcagctgatttttcagcagaaactctacaggccagaagggagtggcacgatatgtttaaagtgatgaaaggggaaaacctacacccaagaatactctatccagcaaggctctcatttcAATTtgttggagaaatcaaaagcttcacagataaacaaaaactaaaagaattcagcatccaccaaaccagctttccaacaaatgttaaaagaacttctctagtcatcaaaccataagaaagagaacaaaaagaagaaagagaaaaaaaatgacctacaaaagattgctttggcagttcggggtcttttatggttccatataaattttggaattgtttgttctagttctgtgaaaaatgttatgaGTACTTTGGCAGGGGTTGCCTTGGAtgtgtggattgctttgggtagtgtggccattttgataatgttgattcttccaatccaagagcacaggatACCTTTCCacttctttgtatcatcttcaatttccttcatcaatgttttacagttttcagagtataggtaagctccttgttaagtttatttctaggtattttgctctttttgatgcaatggaaatgtttatgccagttataaaattctggtttttgaagtggaaaaaaaagtgaatgaagggctgcaaatgacaaaatatctttctttcttatgggtgagttgtattccattacatatatatgtacttcatcttcattatccattcatctatttatgtGTGCTTaagatgcttccatatcttggcaattataaataatgttgctgttaatggtCGGGtgtatgtatctctttgaattaattcttattttttggttgggtttattcctttgataactatgtaagtttagaaagctaaagctctaaacgttcttagaaacaatgaacagtacatgtaagtaaattttttaaatatgtgcagtatattgtgtatatgtatttacatgtaatacATTGtacatgtgcagtcaaattgcaacagttctacctaataaaactgaaaaatgaaaaaaattctgaaagagagaaataagagagtggcaaagaaacagaaaaatgcagagaCCCAAGAGACaagaagagagacacagagaaaaagagggaCTATGGCAGGAGACAGAGACCTCTCAAGGGGAAAGGGATTCTCAGAGGAGGCAATGAAGAAATagggagaaacagacacagagatttCCAGGGAGAAAGCAGTGGGATAAAGGGGAGGAGCCTTTTCTAGGGAGATGGTAATTgacagaggcagggagaaggaTTTAGAGGTTAGTTAGAGAAGGAGGGAGATACAGCATATATAATAAAGGTAGATATAATACAGGTAGATACATATTTATCCATGTATATAATATGTGGGTTACAAATTCAGATGCTTCCAGAGACTCGATGGGTAAACAGAAGTGGGTGGAGGGGACTTTACAGGGAAACAGCAGCCAGTGTGGTGAACTGCAGTGGCTCGAGAACCCATTTCTTGTCTGAAAAGGGGCAGCCTTCCTTGGTTCGGTCACCGGTGGTCGCTATTTTAGAACTGTGGACCCAGCAGTGCCAGTTTTGAATTTTTCAAGCGAATCCAGTAACTTGACTTTAATGTAATATCTCTCAGGTTCTCCATGTTGGCAGCAACAAGCCGAATAAATGAATTGTTGGGGTTTCTTTCAAGACAATTTGAAAACCAGCATGGCTGTGGGGAGCCAAATTTGATGAATGGATTGCTGATTTGTGACTCTGAGAGACGTAGCCCTTATTTTAATCGTAAGATGCATATACTCACATTTCAACACCTCTGAAATCAGGATGTGTCTCCCAGTGAATGGTGCCAGCGAGGATTGAtgggaacatttttttctttttctcattcttagaGGGGTTGTAAAATAATGACTCATGGTACAATTTATAGCATTTAGATTTGATGAACTACGTGgagatagatgatagacagaACTTAAGAGAtgaaaaaacagagacagaaagagatggGGTTCAGACTCATGGCATGAAACATGAGAGTGTGTGTGGTGGGCAAGGCTATACCTTTGGGACTGGACACGGCCCCCCAGCCTGAGATGAGGCACTGGGTGCCCGGGGAGACGCAGGTTTGGCTGAGGTTGAGGGGCTGCACGGCAGGTCCCAGACGTGCCTTCCTGGGCAGACGGATCAGCATGATGTCATCTTTGTGGTCTTGGGCGCTGAGGTCCTGGTTGAACCCAGGGTGAGGGAAGAAGTCTGTGGCCCGGAACAGCTGCTCTGAACCCTCCCATTGCCAGAGGTGGTGCTCCCCGAGGCGGACCCACAGATACCTGTTGGACAGGTCTCAGAGGTCAAGGTGGGAGAATGTGTGGTGTCTTCTCAGTCCAGTCCTCTTTTTCTTATCACCCAGGATGCTGTGTGACTCTCCAAAAGCCAcacaccctctctgggcccccaTCATCTATGTGTGATCCAGGGTGCTGTGTGATTTTAAGCAACGCACACACCCTCTCTGGGTCCCCGCTTCCCACTTCATCCCTTTGTCTGCCTCTACCTCTGTAGCTCTCCCTTGAAAGCTCACACCCCTTCCTAGCTCCATACCAAGTGAGCCACCTTTCTTCCTGCCCCACCTGGGGCCTTAGTTGGGTCTCCTGGAACCATGGAGGCATGTAGAGGCTCCACCTACCACCCAACAACAGCCCCACACCCCCGCCCTCACAGGTCTGGTGGCTTCTGTGGGgagtggctctgtgtgtgtgaatttATGTGTGGCGAGGGCAGGATATGGAAAATCCCCAAGTTGGGGTCGTCTGTGGGCTCAGGCTTTTCCCATCTGCCATATCCCTCACCCCTCAGTGAATTTCTTCCTGAGGTCCTGCCTCAAGCCCTCTCCTGGCAGCCCCAGTCCACTTGTTCTGCTCTTGGTCCATGCCCTGAACAGCTGGGGACCCTCAGGGGGTCTACATGtccacccccagcctctgacctCTGACTTTAGGAACTAGGTTAATGACTGAGAACTCAGGGCTTGAGGAGTATGAGGTGTTATTTCtatctctgtccctctctgtcaACTTGTTGCCTTGGTTCTGCATCTGGGAAACCAGCCCCAACTTGTCCTTGCCCCCTGAGTCCCTTGTACCTCCATAGCTCTGCTTCTCCCATTCTTTCTCTTTGGGGCTGAAATCCGAACACTGTCTTCCTAGCCTGATGTACAGGCCTGAGCTAAAAGAGGCTCAATTACGGAGCAATGCATGATGGGAAACTCCCACACAGCATCCTGTACAGCCCCTGTGCATCGTCCCTAGAGGGGAAAACATCAGAACAGGATA harbors:
- the LOC105100224 gene encoding kallikrein-9; translated protein: MRLGFVCALLSLLAGHSWADTRAIGAEECRPNSQPWQAGLFHLTHLFCGATLISDRWLLTAAHCRKPYLWVRLGEHHLWQWEGSEQLFRATDFFPHPGFNQDLSAQDHKDDIMLIRLPRKARLGPAVQPLNLSQTCVSPGTQCLISGWGAVSSPKVRFPLALQCANISVLEPRLCHWAYPGHISDSMVCAGLWEGGRGSCQGDSGGPLVCNGTLAGVVSGGSEPCSEPGRPAVYTAVCYYQDWIQKTMKDI